The genomic DNA GGCCGTGCTCGGCTCGCGCCGGCTCATGGACTTCGACGTGGCCGTCGGCTACGGCACGGAACAGCCCGTGTTCTGGATCTCGGGCGCCGCGGAGGGCGCGTCCAACCGGGAGGCGCACATCGCCTTCGCCGCGCCGGACACGGCCACCGTGGACGAGTTCCACCGCGTCGCGCTCGAGCTGGGCGCGGAGTCGCTGCACGCGCCCCGCCTGTGGCCGGAGTACCACCCCGGCTACTACGGCGCCTTCGTCCGCGATCCCGACGGCAACAACGTGGAGGCGGTCTTCCACGGAGCCGCATAGAAACGGTCTTCAGGGGATGTTCAGGGCGCGTTCACGCGCCCCGGAATACATCGGACCGCAGTCCGG from Tsukamurella paurometabola includes the following:
- a CDS encoding VOC family protein — encoded protein: MIDHFGINCADLEAAKRFYDGVLAVLGSRRLMDFDVAVGYGTEQPVFWISGAAEGASNREAHIAFAAPDTATVDEFHRVALELGAESLHAPRLWPEYHPGYYGAFVRDPDGNNVEAVFHGAA